The proteins below come from a single Serratia ficaria genomic window:
- the fklB gene encoding FKBP-type peptidyl-prolyl cis-trans isomerase, producing MTTPSFDSVEAQASYGIGLQVGQQLQESGLEGLQPEALLAGLRDALEGNAPAVPVDVVHRALREIHERADAVRRERQQAMAVEGQQFLDENAKRDDVTLTESGLQFSVLEQGNGPIPSRQDRVRVHYTGRLINGDVFDSSVERGQPAEFPVSGVIPGWIEALTLMPVGSKWQLYIPHTLAYGERGAGASIPPFSALVFDVELLEIL from the coding sequence ATGACAACCCCTTCTTTTGACAGCGTTGAAGCGCAAGCAAGTTACGGGATCGGTTTACAGGTCGGTCAGCAGTTGCAAGAGTCCGGTCTGGAAGGTTTGCAACCGGAAGCTTTGCTGGCGGGTTTGCGTGACGCGCTGGAAGGGAATGCCCCGGCGGTTCCGGTTGACGTGGTGCACCGTGCGCTGCGTGAGATCCACGAACGTGCGGACGCCGTGCGTCGTGAGCGCCAGCAGGCGATGGCCGTTGAAGGCCAGCAGTTCCTGGACGAAAACGCCAAGCGTGATGACGTGACGCTGACCGAGTCCGGCCTGCAGTTCTCCGTGCTGGAGCAGGGCAATGGCCCAATTCCGTCCCGTCAGGACCGCGTGCGCGTGCACTACACCGGCCGTCTGATCAACGGCGACGTGTTCGACAGCTCCGTAGAGCGCGGCCAGCCGGCGGAATTCCCGGTTAGCGGCGTGATCCCGGGCTGGATCGAAGCGCTGACCCTGATGCCGGTCGGCTCCAAATGGCAGCTGTACATCCCGCACACCCTGGCCTACGGCGAGCGTGGCGCCGGCGCCTCCATCCCGCCATTCAGCGCGCTGGTGTTTGACGTCGAACTGCTGGAAATTCTGTAA
- a CDS encoding bifunctional 2',3'-cyclic-nucleotide 2'-phosphodiesterase/3'-nucleotidase, whose product MIKRPLTLSALALLVCASAQAATVDLRVLETTDLHSNMMDFDYYKDKPTDKFGLVRTASLIQQARQQAANAVLVDNGDIIQGSPLGDYMAASGLKPGDVHPVYQAMNTLDYVVGNIGNHEFNYGLDYLKNAIAGAKFPYVNANVIDAQTQKPLFTPYIIVDTPVKDRDGKAHTLRIGYIGFVPPQILVWDKANLQGKVTVNDITETAKRYLPEMRKQGADLVVAIPHSGLSSDPYKAMAENSVYYLSQVPGIDAIMFGHAHAVFPSKDFANIKGADIDQGLLNGVPAVMPGQWGDHLGVVDLQLSNDSGSWKVTGAKAEARPIYDKEHKKSLAAEDAALVKVLADAHQGTREFVSQPVGKSDGNMYSYLALVQDDPTVQIVNNAQKAYVEHYIQGDPDLADLPVLSAAAPFKVGGRKNDPASFVEVEKGRLTFRNAADLYLYPNTLVVVKASGKEVKEWLECSAGQFNQIDVNSGQPQGLINWDGFRTYNFDVIDGVNYQIDVSQPARYDGECQLINDKAERIKQLTFNGKPIDPKATFLVATNNYRAYGGKFAGTGDQHIAFASPDENRSVLAAYISAETKRRGAVQPQADNNWRLASFSSEQPLDIRFETSPSDQATAFIKQHAQYPMKAEGNDSIGFAVYRIDLQKK is encoded by the coding sequence ATGATCAAGCGTCCGCTGACGTTGTCCGCCCTCGCTCTGCTGGTTTGCGCTTCGGCGCAGGCGGCGACCGTCGACCTGCGCGTGCTGGAAACCACCGACCTGCACAGCAACATGATGGACTTCGATTACTACAAGGATAAGCCGACCGACAAGTTCGGCCTGGTGCGCACCGCCAGCCTGATCCAGCAGGCCCGCCAACAGGCCGCCAACGCGGTGCTGGTGGATAACGGCGACATCATTCAGGGCAGCCCGCTGGGCGACTACATGGCGGCCAGCGGGCTGAAACCGGGCGACGTGCATCCGGTATACCAGGCGATGAATACGCTGGATTACGTGGTCGGCAATATCGGCAACCATGAGTTCAACTACGGGCTCGACTACCTGAAGAACGCCATCGCCGGCGCCAAATTCCCCTACGTCAACGCCAACGTCATCGACGCCCAAACGCAAAAGCCGCTGTTCACCCCCTACATTATCGTCGATACCCCGGTAAAAGACCGTGACGGCAAAGCACATACGCTGCGCATCGGCTATATCGGCTTTGTGCCGCCGCAGATCCTGGTGTGGGACAAGGCTAACCTGCAGGGCAAGGTGACGGTCAACGACATCACCGAAACCGCCAAACGCTACCTGCCGGAAATGCGCAAGCAGGGCGCCGACCTGGTGGTGGCGATCCCGCACTCGGGCCTGTCCAGCGACCCCTATAAAGCGATGGCGGAAAACTCGGTGTACTACCTCAGCCAGGTGCCGGGCATCGACGCCATCATGTTCGGCCACGCCCATGCGGTCTTCCCGAGCAAAGACTTCGCCAACATCAAGGGCGCAGATATCGACCAAGGCTTGCTGAACGGCGTGCCGGCGGTGATGCCGGGCCAGTGGGGCGATCACCTCGGCGTGGTCGACCTGCAGTTGAGCAACGATTCCGGCAGCTGGAAGGTGACCGGCGCCAAAGCGGAAGCCCGGCCGATTTACGACAAGGAACACAAGAAATCGCTGGCGGCGGAAGATGCCGCGCTGGTGAAGGTACTGGCCGACGCCCACCAGGGCACCCGCGAATTCGTCAGCCAGCCGGTCGGCAAGTCTGACGGCAACATGTACAGCTACCTGGCGCTGGTGCAGGACGACCCGACGGTCCAGATCGTCAATAACGCCCAGAAAGCCTACGTCGAGCACTATATTCAGGGCGATCCGGATCTGGCGGACCTGCCGGTGCTGTCGGCCGCCGCGCCGTTCAAGGTCGGCGGGCGCAAAAACGATCCCGCCAGCTTCGTCGAAGTGGAAAAAGGCCGGCTGACCTTCCGCAACGCCGCCGATCTCTATCTCTACCCCAATACCCTGGTGGTGGTGAAAGCCAGCGGCAAAGAGGTGAAAGAATGGCTGGAGTGCTCCGCCGGGCAGTTCAATCAGATCGACGTCAACAGCGGCCAGCCGCAGGGCCTGATTAACTGGGACGGCTTCCGCACCTACAACTTCGACGTGATCGACGGGGTGAATTACCAGATCGACGTCAGCCAGCCGGCGCGCTACGACGGCGAGTGCCAGTTGATCAACGACAAAGCCGAGCGCATCAAGCAGCTGACCTTCAACGGCAAGCCTATCGATCCGAAGGCCACCTTCCTGGTCGCCACCAATAACTACCGCGCCTACGGCGGCAAGTTCGCCGGCACCGGCGACCAGCACATCGCCTTCGCTTCGCCGGACGAAAACCGTTCGGTGCTGGCGGCCTATATCAGCGCGGAGACCAAACGGCGCGGTGCGGTGCAACCGCAGGCCGACAATAATTGGCGCCTGGCCAGCTTCAGCAGCGAACAGCCGCTCGATATTCGCTTCGAGACGTCGCCTTCAGACCAGGCGACGGCGTTTATCAAGCAACACGCACAATACCCGATGAAGGCTGAAGGCAACGACAGCATCGGTTTTGCGGTATATCGGATAGATTTACAGAAGAAGTAA
- the cysQ gene encoding 3'(2'),5'-bisphosphate nucleotidase CysQ: MLEQICQLSREAGAAIMAVYDGEQPLDVAQKKDDSPVTAADLAAHHIIKRGLAALTPEVPLLSEEDPPAWEERQSWTRYWLVDPLDGTKEFLHRNGEFTVNIALIEHGEAVMGVVYAPAIDVLYLAERGKAWKEEKGQRQPIAVSNAQPPLVVVSRSHIDDELKDYLKQLGEHQTISVGSSLKFCLVAEGKAQLYPRFGPTNIWDTAAGHAVAVAAGAQIHDWQGRPLLYAPRESFLNPGFRVSLF, from the coding sequence ATGTTAGAGCAAATTTGCCAACTGTCCCGCGAGGCGGGGGCGGCGATCATGGCGGTGTATGACGGTGAACAACCGCTTGATGTCGCACAGAAAAAAGACGATTCACCGGTAACGGCAGCCGATCTGGCGGCGCATCATATCATCAAGCGCGGCCTGGCGGCGTTGACGCCGGAGGTGCCGCTGCTGTCGGAGGAGGATCCGCCGGCCTGGGAAGAGCGCCAGAGCTGGACGCGTTACTGGCTGGTCGACCCGCTGGACGGCACCAAGGAGTTCCTGCACCGCAACGGCGAGTTTACCGTCAACATCGCGCTGATTGAGCACGGCGAGGCGGTGATGGGGGTGGTGTATGCGCCGGCGATAGACGTGCTGTATCTGGCGGAGCGCGGCAAGGCCTGGAAGGAAGAAAAGGGGCAGCGCCAGCCGATCGCCGTCAGCAATGCGCAACCGCCGCTGGTGGTGGTGAGCCGCTCGCACATCGACGATGAGCTGAAGGACTACCTGAAGCAGCTTGGCGAGCACCAGACCATTTCGGTCGGCTCTTCCCTGAAATTCTGCCTGGTGGCGGAAGGCAAGGCGCAGCTCTATCCGCGCTTTGGGCCGACCAATATCTGGGATACCGCCGCAGGGCATGCGGTGGCGGTGGCCGCCGGGGCGCAGATCCACGATTGGCAGGGCCGGCCGTTGCTGTACGCCCCGCGTGAATCTTTCCTCAACCCCGGCTTCCGGGTTTCGCTGTTCTGA
- a CDS encoding YtfJ family protein — translation MKKRHMLMVSLLLAPLFASAHNFQLQQRVAPVGVSDKGELNYANDNFSYKNWNSAQLSGKVRVIQHIAGRSSAKEMNDPLIEAIKKAKLPQDRYQTTTIVNTDDALLGTAMFVRSSIEDSKKEFPWSQFVVDSNGNVQKAWDLQPKSSTIVVLDKQGRIQFAKDGALTPEEVQQVMTKLHQLLAN, via the coding sequence ATGAAAAAAAGACACATGCTGATGGTATCCCTGCTGCTCGCCCCTCTTTTCGCCTCCGCGCACAACTTCCAGCTCCAGCAACGCGTGGCGCCGGTCGGCGTCAGCGACAAAGGAGAGTTAAATTATGCTAATGATAATTTTAGCTACAAAAACTGGAATAGCGCGCAACTTAGTGGAAAAGTGCGAGTTATACAGCATATTGCCGGCCGCAGCTCCGCCAAGGAGATGAACGACCCGCTGATAGAAGCCATTAAGAAAGCTAAACTACCACAGGATCGTTACCAAACGACGACAATCGTCAACACCGACGATGCACTGCTGGGCACCGCGATGTTCGTACGCAGCAGCATTGAAGACAGCAAGAAAGAGTTCCCGTGGTCGCAGTTTGTCGTCGACAGCAACGGCAACGTGCAAAAAGCCTGGGATTTACAGCCGAAAAGCTCCACCATTGTGGTATTGGATAAGCAGGGCAGGATCCAGTTCGCCAAAGACGGCGCGCTGACGCCGGAAGAGGTGCAGCAGGTCATGACCAAGCTGCACCAGCTGTTGGCGAACTAA
- a CDS encoding DUF1107 domain-containing protein: MRIFQRYNPLKVAKYVKTLFRGRLYIKDVGAFEFDEGKILLPKIRDKRHFSVMSEVNRQVLLLQSEMG, encoded by the coding sequence ATGAGAATCTTCCAGCGTTATAACCCATTGAAAGTGGCGAAGTACGTTAAGACCCTGTTTCGTGGCCGGCTGTATATCAAGGACGTGGGCGCGTTCGAATTCGACGAAGGAAAAATCCTGCTGCCGAAAATTCGCGACAAGCGCCACTTCAGCGTGATGTCAGAGGTCAACCGCCAGGTGCTGTTGCTGCAGTCCGAAATGGGATAA
- a CDS encoding hemolysin family protein, producing MLNSILLILFLIAVSAFFSLSEISLAASRKIKLKLMADEGNVNAAKVLKLQETPGLFFTVVQIGLNAVAILGGIVGDAAFSPSFKLLFDRFLSPELAEQVSFICSFVLVTSLFILFADLTPKRIGMIAPETVAVRIINPMRFSIMIFRPLVWFFNGMANLIFRLFKLPMVRKDDITSDDIYAVVEAGALAGVLRKQEHELIENVFELESRTVPSSMTSRESVVYFDLRESEESIIEKVSTHPHSKFLVCDGHIDQVVGYVDSKDLLNRVLGNQSLVLSSGVQIRSALIVPDTLTLSEALESFKTAGEDFAVILNEYALVVGIITLNDVMTTLMGDLVGQGQEEQIVARDESSWLIEGGTPIDDVMRVLHIDEFPQAGNYETIGGFMMYMLRKIPKRTDFVKYAGYKFEVVDIDSYKIDQLLVTRLSDKPAATLPKAPDENVPA from the coding sequence ATGTTAAACAGTATTTTACTGATTCTTTTTCTGATCGCGGTGAGCGCGTTTTTCTCACTGTCGGAAATCTCTCTGGCTGCGTCACGCAAGATCAAACTGAAGCTGATGGCTGACGAAGGTAACGTCAATGCCGCCAAAGTGCTCAAACTGCAAGAAACCCCCGGCCTGTTCTTTACCGTGGTGCAAATCGGCCTGAACGCCGTGGCCATTCTCGGCGGTATCGTCGGCGATGCGGCCTTTTCTCCCTCTTTCAAACTGCTGTTCGACCGCTTCCTCTCGCCGGAACTGGCGGAGCAGGTCAGCTTTATCTGCTCCTTCGTGCTGGTCACCAGCCTGTTTATCCTGTTCGCGGATTTGACCCCGAAGCGCATCGGTATGATTGCACCAGAGACGGTCGCCGTCCGGATCATCAACCCGATGCGTTTCTCGATCATGATTTTCCGGCCGCTGGTGTGGTTCTTCAACGGCATGGCCAACCTGATCTTCCGCCTGTTCAAACTGCCGATGGTGCGCAAGGACGACATCACCTCCGACGATATCTATGCGGTGGTGGAAGCCGGCGCCCTGGCGGGCGTGCTGCGCAAGCAGGAGCACGAGCTGATCGAGAACGTCTTCGAGCTGGAATCGCGCACCGTGCCTTCCTCCATGACCTCGCGTGAAAGCGTGGTGTACTTCGACCTGCGCGAGAGCGAAGAGAGCATTATCGAGAAGGTCTCGACCCACCCGCACTCCAAGTTCCTGGTGTGCGACGGCCATATCGATCAGGTGGTCGGCTACGTCGATTCCAAAGACCTGCTGAACCGCGTGCTGGGCAACCAGAGCCTGGTGCTGAGCAGCGGCGTGCAGATCCGTTCGGCGCTGATCGTGCCGGATACCCTGACGCTGTCGGAAGCGCTGGAAAGCTTTAAAACCGCCGGCGAAGACTTCGCCGTGATCCTCAACGAATATGCGCTGGTGGTGGGCATCATCACGCTCAACGACGTGATGACTACGCTGATGGGCGATCTGGTCGGCCAGGGGCAGGAAGAGCAGATTGTCGCGCGCGATGAGAGCTCATGGCTGATCGAAGGCGGCACGCCGATCGACGACGTGATGCGCGTGCTGCATATCGACGAGTTCCCGCAGGCGGGCAACTACGAAACCATCGGCGGCTTTATGATGTATATGCTGCGCAAGATCCCCAAACGCACCGACTTCGTCAAATACGCCGGCTACAAGTTTGAGGTGGTGGATATCGACAGCTACAAGATTGACCAGCTGCTGGTCACCCGGCTGAGCGACAAGCCGGCGGCCACGCTGCCGAAGGCGCCGGACGAGAACGTCCCGGCCTGA
- the msrA gene encoding peptide-methionine (S)-S-oxide reductase MsrA — protein MVPFFDKSQTVDPASALPGRTTPMPVATLNVVTEHSMTQVPDGMEVAIFAMGCFWGVERLFWQQPGVYSTAAGYSGGSTPNPTYREVCSGQTGHAEVVRVVFDPQVVSYPQLLQVFWENHDPAQGMRQGGDIGTQYRSAIYTLSPEQQAEAENSLRRFQQAMDAAGDRRAITTEIAPALPFYYAEDDHQQYLHKNPEGYCGLGGIGVCLPPQG, from the coding sequence GTGGTGCCATTTTTTGATAAATCACAAACCGTCGACCCGGCGAGCGCGCTGCCAGGCCGCACCACGCCTATGCCGGTCGCCACGCTCAACGTGGTTACCGAGCATTCGATGACCCAGGTGCCGGACGGCATGGAAGTGGCGATCTTCGCCATGGGCTGCTTCTGGGGCGTAGAGCGTCTGTTCTGGCAACAGCCGGGCGTTTACAGCACCGCAGCCGGCTACAGCGGCGGCTCTACGCCGAACCCGACCTACCGCGAAGTGTGCAGCGGCCAGACCGGCCATGCCGAAGTGGTGCGCGTGGTGTTCGACCCGCAGGTCGTCAGCTACCCGCAGCTGCTGCAGGTATTCTGGGAAAACCACGATCCGGCGCAGGGCATGCGTCAGGGCGGCGACATCGGCACGCAGTACCGCTCGGCGATTTACACGCTGAGCCCGGAGCAACAGGCCGAAGCCGAAAACAGCCTGCGGCGCTTCCAGCAGGCGATGGACGCCGCGGGCGACCGGCGCGCGATCACCACCGAGATCGCGCCGGCCCTGCCGTTCTACTACGCCGAAGACGATCACCAGCAGTATCTGCATAAAAATCCGGAAGGCTATTGCGGCCTGGGCGGCATCGGCGTCTGCCTGCCGCCGCAGGGCTAA